DNA from Podospora pseudopauciseta strain CBS 411.78 chromosome 5 map unlocalized CBS411.78m_5, whole genome shotgun sequence:
GGGTACTCTGTCGGGCAGTGTAGGAGATGCAGtaggttggtgatggagctGGGGAGAGGAAAGGAGGTTTGCGACACAGGTTGCGACTGGGCAGGTGTAATAAGAAATGTAGATCAGGTATGAGTTTGCGCGGCAAGGCGGCAGTGATGGCTGGATGGCGGGGTTCAAACACAGCTTCGTGATCCGTGGGGCTACTGAGAGTGGGCAGTTTGCGGGGTAACTGTCTCGtcttttgctgctgcgccCGGGTTTTGGGCTGCGCCGCAGAAGATGTGTAACAGGGTCTTGGTCTTTTGGGCCTGACTACCTGTCAAGCAACATGGAAATCAAGGCGTCTTTATATCTGTAATTCGATATATCTTCCGAAGCGCTACAAGTCTCCCTTTTGCCCTAAACAGCTTAGCTCCTTAGCTCAGCTTCCCGCCAAGCCTCAACTCGAACCTCACCTTAGCCAGGGGAGAAAGCTACGTCACTCTTCCCCCCCGCTCTCTCACTCACACACCCTCACAACTTCGTCTCATCTCACCTGAAACTTCTCAGTTGGCAAATGTCAACCAAAATGTCTGCCGCCTGCATCTTCTGCAAGATCATCAAGGGtgctcaacctcccctcctcaatccCCTTTCTCACAACCCCTCACTAACCCCCGCTCACAGGTGAAATCCCCTGCTTCAAACTCTTCGAATCAGACAAaaccctcgccttcctcgacatcaacccCCTATCCAAAGGCCACGCCCTCGTCATCCCCAAGCACCACGGCGAGAAGCTCACCGACATCCCCGACGACCAGCTCGGCGAGATCTTGCCCGTCGTCAAAAGGCTCGCTGCCGCCACCGGCGCCAAGGACTGGAACCTGCTGCAAAACAACGGCAAGCTGGCTC
Protein-coding regions in this window:
- the HNT1 gene encoding Adenosine 5'-monophosphoramidase (BUSCO:EOG092658WY; COG:T; EggNog:ENOG503P2XN), whose protein sequence is MSTKMSAACIFCKIIKGEIPCFKLFESDKTLAFLDINPLSKGHALVIPKHHGEKLTDIPDDQLGEILPVVKRLAAATGAKDWNLLQNNGKLAHQEVGHVHFHMIPKPNEKEGLGVGWPMQATDMDKLKALFEDIKGKM